Proteins encoded in a region of the Lathamus discolor isolate bLatDis1 chromosome Z, bLatDis1.hap1, whole genome shotgun sequence genome:
- the LOC136005621 gene encoding uncharacterized protein LOC136005621, whose product MTATGLGHRDARPRGGVCRRPEPAPNTPRSSACAPRPAMLLLLPLLVLLALLGARRAAALGAPAPLKRWALSCLLLCHGAWRQRAAGGAPAEPRRPRPLRPDPHAIDSVYFTGFAETNKTFVIARLAKRPNGVCEMWLFLRVDGIGEFEHPQHPNMMVNDDSEEIWSGGGVTIEYLEPQTIWKISFDGLLRKGPYRQQWSEEDGKLVPVKFCFHWENFTEVFNFNVDSHPGTFAHAFAQEPWTIEFFRRVKKQREQHFRHEEWGQSIGEIEIENHEKTKVLLKGVRSHSYGIRNWSEIYRYVMILAHFEDGTAAHLTVINLPATTTNLAVGYVFFPDGKKAGIEWSNASLAEMADDGVIKDEYGVSLMAGGKYFDVSATLDKQACPVVYNGLTGSGVFHECIADFQLNGITQGWGLVEFYYRDEAAQPVPNLQLGSKAKGPDLSS is encoded by the exons ATGACCGCGACCGGCCTGGGACACCGCGATGCGCGGCCCCGAGGCGGGGTTTGTCGGCGGCCGGAGCCAGCTCCGAACACTCCGCGCAGCTCCGCCTGCGCTCCCCGGCCCgcgatgctgctgctgctgccgctgctggtgctgctggcgcTGCTCGGGGCCCGGCGGGCGGCCGCCCTCGGAGCCCCGGCTCCGCTGAAGCGCTGGGCCctgagctgcctcctgctctgccacgGCGCCTGGAGGCAGCGGGCTGCCGGCGGAGCCCCCGCGGAGCCACGGCGGCCGCGCCCGCTCCGCCCCGACCCCCAC GCAATCGATTCGGTTTACTTCACCGGCTTTGCGGAGACCAACAAGACCTTTGTGATTGCTCGTCTTGCGAAACGTCCTAATGGGGTCTGTGAGATGTGGCTCTTCCTGAGGGTGGATGGAATAGGGGAGTTTGAA CACCCACAACATCCAAACATGATGGTGAATGATGACTCTGAAGAGATTTGGAGTGGAGGAGGGGTCACTATTGAATACTTAGAGCCCCAAACGATCTGGAAAATTAGCTTTGACGGATTACTCAG AAAAGGACCCTACCGGCAGCAGTGGAGTGAAGAGGATGGCAAACTTGTGCCAGTTAAATTCTGTTTCCA TTGGGAGAACTTCACTGAAGTCTTTAACTTCAATGTCGACAGTCACCCCGGCACATTTGCACATGCTTTTGCTCAGGAACCATGGACCATAGAGTTCTTCCGCAGGGTCAAAAA acAAAGGGAACAACATTTCCGACATGAGGAGTGGGGCCAGTCTATTGGAGAAATTGAAATAGAAAATCACGAGAAAACCAAAGTTCTCCTCAAAGGGGTTCGGAGCCACTCTTATG GTATCCGGAACTGGTCTGAGATTTACCGTTACGTCATGATTTTGGCACACTTTGAA GATGGGACTGCAGCACATTTAACAGTTATTAATCTGCCAGCTACCACAACTAA ccTTGCTGTAGGTTATGTCTTTTTCCCTGATGGAAAGAAGGCTGGCATTGAGTGGTCCAATGCCTCACTGGCTGAGATGGCTGATGATGGTGTTATCAAGGATGAATATGGAGTCAGTCTTATGGCTG GTGGCAAGTACTTTGATGTTTCTGCAACACTGGACAAGCAGGCTTGCCCCGTGGTATATAATGGCCTGACTGGAAGTGGCGTTTTCCATGAGTGCATTGCAGATTTCCAACTAAATGGGATAACACAAGGCTGGGGCTTGGTTGAATTTTACTACAG GGATGAAGCTGCCCAGCCAGTTCCAAATTTGCAGCTTGGTTCAAAAGCCAAAGGACCTGATCTTTCCTCCTGA